In Deltaproteobacteria bacterium, the genomic stretch GGAGCTCACCCTGCGGCACCACATCCCCTGCCGCTACGTCGAGTTCTTCCACCTCCTCTCCGAGCTCAAGGAGGGCTACTCCCGCGGGAAGTCCGAGCTGGAGATCATCGCCCCCCTGGTCGACGTCGAAGTCCTGGCCGTCGACGAGCTGGGCAAGGGGCGCGGCTCGGAGTGGGAGCTCTACGTCATGGACGAGATCATCTCTCGCCGCTACAACGCCGGAAAGGCTACGCTTTTCGCCACCAACTACACCCTCGACAAGAGGACCACGCTGGAGACCATGGGCCGCTACGTGAAGACCGGGACGGCGCGCGACGCCGAGCGCCTGACGGCCGAGACCCTCGAGGAGCGGGTGGGGGTGCGGATCTTCAGCCGGCTCTACGAGATGTGCGAGCTGGTCGACATGGGCTCCGAGACCAAAGACTACCGACGTGCGTGACGAGCTCTTCCAGAAGTCCTGCGGGGTCGTGCCGGTGCGCCTCGTCGACGGCGAGCCGCGCTACCTGCTGCTCCACTCGGGGCTGGTGCGCAACCCGAAGGCAACCTGGGAGTTCCCCAAGGGCTCGATGGAGGAGGGCGAGAGCCCCATCCAGACCGCCCGGCGCGAGTGCCGGGAGGAGACGGGCCTCTGCGAGGTGAGGGTGGTCGAGGGCTTCTTCGCCCTGGACACCTACTCCTTCCGGCGGGAGGGCCGCCGCATCCAGAAGCAGGTCTCTTACTTCCTGGGCATCGTCGACGACCCCTCGGGCCTCAAGGCGGAGCCCGACGGCCGGGAGCACGTCCTCGACGCCGAGGGGGAGTGGGCGCGCTGGCTCTCCTACGAGGACGCCCGCACGACCCTCTACCACGAGGGGCAGCGGGCCGTGCTCGCCTGCGCCCACGCCCACCTCGTCGCGTTGAAGATCCTCGAGGAGCGCGCCGCCCCGGCCCCGGCTCCCCAGGAGGCCCCGTGATGCGCTGTCCGATCTGCGAGGCCCCCGCCGGCCCCCGCTCCGGAAACCCCGCGGCGCCCTTCTGCAGCGAGCGCTGCCGGCTGATCGACCTGGGCCGCTGGCTCGACGGCGACTACCGCATCCCCGGGTCGCCCGCGGCGGTGCCCGAGGAGGTGCCGGGGCAAGAGGAAGATCCTGAATGGCCAGGATATTCGTGACCCGCCGGCTCCCCGGGGACGCCCTCGAGCGCCTCCGGGAGGCCCACGAGCTCGAGATCCGCGACGCCGACACGCCCATCGGCCGGGAGGAGCTGATCGCGGGCGCCCGCCGCTCCGAGGTGGTGATCTGCGCGCTCACCGACCGGATCGACGCCGGGGTGCTCCACCCCGGGCTGAAGGTGGTGGCGAACTACGCCGTGGGCGTGGACAACATCGATCTCGCGGCCGCGCGGGAGGCCGGGGTGGTCGTGACCAACACCCCGGACGTCCTGACGGACGCCACCGCCGACCTCGCCTTCGCCCTGCTCCTGGCGGCGGCCCGCCGCCTGCCCGAGGCCGAGCGCTTCCTGCGGGCCGGGCGCTGGGAGGGCTTCCGCGCCTCGGCGCTCCTGGGCCGCCGGGTGGCCGGAGCCCACCTCGGGGTGGTCGGCGCCGGCCGGATCGGCCAGGCCGTGCTCTCCCGGGGGAAGGGCTTCGGGATGGAGCTCTCCTACTGGAGCCGAGAACCAAAGGATCCGGCCCGGGTCAGCGGCGCAACCCACCGGCCCCTGGACGAGCTGCTGGAGCGCTGCGACTTCGTCAGCCTCAACGTGGCGCTGACCCCCGAGACCCGGCACCTCCTCGACGCCCGGCGCCTCGAGCGCATGAAGCCCGGGGCGGTGCTGGTGAACACCTCCCGGGGTCCGGTGGTGGACGAGGCGGCCCTGGCCCGGGTGCTGGCCGAGGGGCCGCTCTTCGCGGCCGGCCTCGACGTCTACGAGGAGGAGCCCCGGGTCCACCCGGCGCTCCTCGAGCTCGAGAACGTCGTGCTCATCCCCCACCTCGGCAGCGCCACCGACGTCTGCCGGGAGGCCATGGTCGAGCTCTGCGTGGACGGGGTCGAGGCGGTCCTCGCCGGGCGCGAGCCCGCCAACCGGGTGATCTAGATGTACGTGGACCTGCACCTGCACCTCCTGCCCGGGGTGGACGACGGCGCCCGGGACCTGGACGAGTCCCTGGCCATGGCGCGCCTCCTCTGCGAGCGCGGCTACGAGCGGGCGGCGGTGACCCCTCACATCCGCCCCGGCTTCTTCGACAACGAGGCGGGGGCCCTCCGGGAGGTCCTCGCCGGCGTGCGGGCGGCCCTGAGCGAGGCCGGGATCCCGCTGGAGCTCGTGGAGGGGGCGGAGCACTACCTCTCCCCGGAGGTGATCGAGCTGCTGCTGGCCGGCGAGGGGCTGCCCCTGGGCGGCACCACCCACGTCCTGCTGGAGGCCCCCCTGGAGGGACCGGTGCCGGTCCTGGAGCAGGTCGCCTTCCAGCTGGAGGTCGGTGGCCTGCGGCCCCTCTTCGCGCACCCCGAGCGCTGCGCCTGCCTCCAGGACCTGGAGCGGGCCCGCGGCCTGCACGAGCGCGGCGTGCGCTACCAGCTGGATCTCGGCTCCCTGGCGGGGGCCTACGGCCGGGCGCCGAAGAAGTGGGCCCGGCGGCTCCTGGAGGAGGGGCTCTACTCCGTCGCGGGCAGCGACCTGCACCGCGCCGAGCAGGGCAGGAAGCTCCTGGCGCGCTGGCAGGAGACGCTGATCGACCGGATCGGGGAGGACGCCGCCCGGCGCCTCCTCTCCGAGAACCCCGGGCGGCTGCTCCGAGGGGAGGCCCTGGCGTGAAGCACGGCAAGTCGCTCCTCCGGGCCTTCATCGGCTGCGTGGTCAGCGCCTTCTTCATCTGGCTGACCCTGCGCGGCAAGGACCTCGGCGCCATCTGGGAGTCGGCCAGGAGCGCCGACTACTCCTACCTCGTCTACTACGTGGGCACCCTGCTGCTCATCCACCTGCTGCGGGTCTTCCGCTGGGGGATCCTCCTCGAGCGGCTGGGGGCCGTGCGCTTCTCCCGCCTCAACCGGGCCGGGGCCATCGGCGCCGCCGCCCTGATGACCTTGCCCTTCCGGCTGGGGGAGTTCGCGCGGCCCTACCTGATCTCGGACCGGGGCGCGCCGCCGGGGGAGGGTGAGACCCCGATCCGGATGAGCGCCGCCCTCTCGACCATCGTCGTCGAGCGGATCATGGACGGCCTGACGACCTCGGCGGTGCTGATCGTCTCGCTCCTGCTCACGGTGGGGCAGAGCAACGAGACCGAGCAGGTGACCTGGCTGCGCTACGGGGCCCTCGGCATCGCCGCGATCTTCGGCGGCGCCGGCGTCACCCTGCTGATCCTGCTCTGGCAGCGGGAGCGCGCCGTGGGCCTCATCCGCAGGATCGTCGCCCTGGTCTCGGAGCGCCTGGCGGAGCGGGTGGTGGCGATCCTGGACGGCTTCCTCGGCGGCGTGGCGCAGTTCCCGCGGCCGGCCCGCTTCCTGCTCTTCCTCGTCCTGACGGTGGTCTACTGGGGCGTGAACGGGGCGGGCATGGTCCTGCTGGCCCGGGGCTTCGGGATCTACCTGACTCTCGAGCAGGGCTACGCCGTGCTGGGGGTGCTGGTCATCGGCGTGATGATCCCCGCCGGGCCCGGCATGGTGGGCACCTTCCAGTTCTTCGTGCTGCTCGGCCTGGGGCTCTTCCTGCCGGCCGAGCAGGTGGCGGAGTCGGGGATGGCCTACGCCAACGTGCTCTGGGCGGCGCAGTTCGGGCAGCAGGTCGGCCTCGGCCTGATCTTCCTGCTGCTCAAGCCCGGCAGCGTCCGGGCCTTCGTCCCCGAGCCGGAGCCCTAGAGAGCAGGGAACCGAACCCGCAGGGTTCGCCCGCACACCTTCTCCGACAGGCGGTCGATTTGTTGACGGGATCCGATCGCGTGATACGGCCTGTAACAGGATCGATCATCACGCTGCAGGAGGAGCCGTGAGCGAATACACCCCCGAGAACCCCGAGACCTTCGACCCCGAGGCCCAGGACATCGTCTCCGGCCCCGAGCGCCAGCCCCGCCGGGGCAGGAGCGTCCCCACGAACGTGCTCATCCCGATGGTGCACCGGGAGGCCCTCCGCCGGCTCTCGGCGGTCACCCGGGTGTCCCAGAGCGAGTACCTGCGGGAGGCCGTCACCGACCTGCTGCGCAAGTACCGGCACGTCGTGGACGAAGAGCGGTCCCGCAAGGACCGGCTGGCTGGATAGGGCGAACCCTTCGGGTTCGGGCCCCTCTCTCTATTGGAGCTCGGCCGCGAAGCGGTGGCGCAGGGCGATCCGGCCCCGGGCGGGGATCTTCCCCGCGGAGCTGGTGCCCACGTCCAGCTTCACCAGGCGGCTGCGCTCGATCATCAGGGTGGCGGCGCCCAGGGGCAGCTCCTCGAGGTACTTCGCCTTGATGGTGAAGGCGCCGTCGTCCTTGGCCCGGCAGACGACCCGGCTCTCGGCGGCGGAGAGGACCACGAAGAGCTCGTCCTCGGGATCGGTCGAGGCCGGGGCCCAGGTGAGGTCGAGGTCGGTGGTGGAGGGCAGCACGGCCGTCCCGGGGCCCGGGGTCACGAAGCCCAGGGTCTCCATGGAGAACTCGGCGGGCGCGATCAGGTTGACCGAGAAGGGCGGGGCCTCCATGCCGTCGGTGCGCAGCTGGTAGCCGCCGCCGGGCTGGTAGTCGATCTCGCCGGACTCGAAGCGGGCCGTGTAGCCGGTGCCCTCCCCGAAGGCGGGGGCGGTGGCGGTCAGGGCCTGCTCGCCGGCGGGGCCCCCCAGGTAGGCGGGCCCCGGATCCATCAGGCGCAGCACCGCCACGTCGGAGGCCACCCCGGTCTCTACCCGGCAGACCTCCAGCGCGGCGTCCACGGCCGGGGCGGCGACCGCCGAGATCCCGGCCCGGTCCAGGCCCATCCAGGCCGGCGCCTTGTCGGCGTCGATGACCACCGCCGAGGCGAGGGTCACGGCGTAGGTCGGATCACCGCTGCGCTCGAAGGCCACGTCGAGGTAGGCCCCGAGGGGACCCTGCCCGCAGGCTGCGCTGGAGGCGGCCAGGGCGAGGAGAGCGAGGGAGGAGAGTGGGGCAGCGGGACGTAGCATGGGCCGGATCCTCGACGCCCTCCCGGCAGGATGTCAACGGCGGCCGGTCGGCCTAGGACACCCGGCGGAGGCGATGGGCCGCGAGCTGGTGGGCTGGCGTGACCAGCCGGCGGAAGGCCAGCAGGGCGGCGATGAGGGAGCCGATGGCCGCCCCCGCCGCGATCATGAACATGACCACGATCTGGTACTTCACCGCCTGCATGGGGGGCTCGCCCGCCAGGATCTGGCCGGTCATCATCCCGGGCAGGGTGACGATCCCCGCGACGGTCATCACGTTGAGGATGGGCACCATCCCGGTGCGGGCGGCCTCGGCGACGATCGGCCGGGTGGCCTCCCAGCCGGTGGCCCCCAGGGCCAGCCAGCCCTCGACCTCGACCCGGCGGGTGTCGAGATCGGCGGTGATCCGATCCAGGCAGAGCGAGAGGCCGGTGAGGGTGTTGCCCAGCACCATCCCCATCAGGGGGATGAGGTAGCGGGGCTCGTACCAGGGGTCCACGCCGATCACGATCTCGGTGACGGTGAAGGTCACCAGGACGCAGCTCACCGAGACGGCGAGGAGGGCGTCGAGCCAGATCCCCCGGTAGCGGCGGCCCGTCCGGCGCACGCCGGCGATGCCGGCGTTGACGACCATCGAGAGGAGGATGGCCGCGATCACCCACCAGCGGTCGAGGGCGAAGACCCAGCGCAGGACCAGGCCCACCAGGAGGAGCTGCACCACCGTCCGCGCCGCGGCGACGGCGATCCGCCGCTCCAGCCCCAGGCGCAGGGCGAGGGAGACCCCGCCGGCGACGGCCACCAGGCTGCTGGAGAGGAGGATGTCGAAGGCGGTGATCGGCAGGGTGTTCACGGTGTCCCCACCGGGAGGGTGCGGGTGCAGAGGCGCTCGGCGAGCTCGGGGTCGTGGGTGACGAGCACCGCCGCGCGCTCACCGCCGGCGTGCCAGCGCTGGAGCGCCGCCGCCGCGGCCTCCTTGGCCTCGGGGTCGAGGGCGCTGGTGGGCTCGTCGAGGAGCAGCACCCGCGGCTCGAGGTAGAGCGCCCGGATCAGGCTCATCCGCTGCTGCTCGCCCACCGAGAGCTCGCCGAGGGGCCGGTCGAGCGCCCCGGGCGGCAGCTCGAGGGAGCCCAGGAGCGCGTCGAGCCGCGCCTCGTCGAGGGCCACGCCGCCGCCGCTCTGGAAGCCGGCGATCCGCGTGAGCACCTCCCGGCCGGAGCAGGCGAAGGCCGGGGGGAGCTGGGGCAGGTAGACCACCTGGCGGCGGTAGGCGGGCAGGGCGCTGGCCTCGACCGGGCGGCCCTCGAGGGCGAGAGTGCCCTTCGCCCGGGCCTCCAGGCCGGCCACCGCGCGCAGGGTGGTGGTCTTGCCGCTGCCGGAGGGGCCGCCCAGCCGGACGAACTCGCCGGGCGCCAGGTGCAGATCGAAGGCCCCGGGGAGGAAGGGGACCTCGATGCCGGTGGCCTTCAGCATCGGGCGCCCCGACCTAGAAGTGCTCGCCGAGGTCGGCGTGGGGCCGGGCCACCCGCTCGATCTGCTGCAGCATCCCGGGGGTGGTGGCGGCGGCGGCGGCCTCCAGGGCCGCGTCGAGATCCTCGAGGCTGCCCGAGAGGAAGAACCAGCCCTTGCCGCCGAGCTGGTTGGCCAGCTCCAGGCGGGTGGCGGTCACCGCGGCGGCCTTGCAGGCGGCGTCCAGCGCGGCCACCGCCGAGGCGGAGGTGAAGCACTCGACGATCGCCACGGCGTCCCACTCGACGCCCACCGGCTCGCCCTCGAGGAGCGAGAGGAGGTTCGCGTGGGGACTCGGCAGGAAGACCTCGTCCAGGAGGGTGCTGCCGGCGACGGCCTTGCCCTCGAGGTAGGCCGCCTCGACCTCGCCCACGCCGCCTCGCAGCCGGATCAGGTAGCGGCCGGGGGAGACGCTCCGGGCCTCGACGATCTCGACCACGGCCTTCTTGGCCATGGCGTCCACCGCGAGGAGTCCGCGGGCGATGGAGTCGAGCTCCAGGAGCGCGAGAGCGTGTCCTTCCATCGCGTCCGTCAGACGATCCGGAAGTGTTCCTTCAACACGCAGCGCCGCTCGCGAGTGAAGGAACGGGCCGTGGTCAGCCCCTCACCGGTGGGCGAGGCGATGGTGAAGGAGGTGAAGCCCTCGCCCCCGTAGCCCATGCCGGCCAGGCAGGGGGCGTTCTTCACGAAGATCGAGGTGTTCACCGCCCGGGCCATCTTGCTCATGGCGTCGATGTTCCGCGAGTACATCGTCGCGGTGTGGCCGTAGCCGTGCTCGACGCGCACCGCCATCTCGATGCCGGCCTCGACGTTCGGCACCCGCACCAGGGGGTGGAGCGGCATGAGCTGCTCGTGCTGGACGAAGGGGTGGGCCTCGTCGACCTCGGCGATGACCAGCCGGGGGTCGCCGCTGACCTTCACGCCGATCCCCTCGAGGAGGACCTTGGCGTCCTTGCCGATGAAGTCGCGGTTGATGTGGTTGTCGGGGGTGACGATCAGCTTCTCCATCTTGGCGAGCTGAGCGCCCTTCACCTCGACGCAGCCGAGGTCGATGAGGCGCGCCTTGAAGGCGTCGAAGACCTCGTCGACGATCAGGGTCTCCTTCTCGGAGATGCAGACGATGTTGTTGTCGATCGAGGCGCCGGCCATCAGGTTGCGGGCCGCGTGATCGATGTTGGCGGTCTCGTCCACCAGGCAGGGCGGGTTGCCGGGGCCCGCGCAGATGGCGCGCTTCCCGGACTGCATCGCCGCCTTCACCACGGCGCCGCCGCCGGTGACCACCACCAGGCGGATGCCGGGGTGGGTCATGAGGGCCTGGGCGCTCTCGATGGTGGGGGTGCCCACCATCGCGATCAGGTTGTCGGGGCCGCCGGCCGAGACGATGGCCTCGTTGAGCAGCTCGACGTGGAAGCGGCTCGTCGCCTTGGCGCCGGGGTGGACGTTGAAGACCACGGCGTTGCCGCCGGCGATCATGCCGATGGCGTTGCAGAGGATGGTCTCGGTGGGGTTGGTGGAGGGGGTGATGGCCCCGATGACCCCGTAGGGCGCCCGCTCGATGATCGTGAGCCCGTCGTCCCCGGAGTAGGCCTCGGGACGCAGGATCTCGGTGCCGGGGGTCTTCTCGACCACCAGCGTGTTCTTCTTGATCTTGTCCTCGTAGCGGCCGAGGCCCGTCTCGTCGACGGCGCGGCGGGAGAGCTCCGGGATGTGCCGCCGGGTGACGTCGCGCATGGCGGCGATCATCCGGTCCCGGGTCTCGAGGCTGGTCATCCAGTGCAGCTCTTCGTAGGCCGCGTGGGCCGCGGCCACCGCCGAGTCGATGTCCTCGAAGATGCCCTTGCGGCCCCGGAGGATCGCCGGCGGCGGCTTGATGGACCGCCCGATGACGTAGTTGGGGGAGGCCGGCGACTCGGCCAGGGCGAAGCGATCCTCGAGGAAGGTCGGGCTGCGGTGCGCGCCGGCCGCGCCGGCGGCGATCGTGGCGGTGCCCTCCACGACCGGCAGGGAGCCGGCGCTCGGACCGACGTTGCTGCCGAGGGTGCCGTCGGCCACGAGGCGGCTCACCACCGCCTCGACGATCTGCCGGACCCGGGTCTCGTCGTACTGGCTCATGCGGACCTACTTCCGATAGGTGGTCGTCTCGCCGACCGCGACCTCGTCGACGATGGCCATGATGGTCGCGTCCACCGGCCGGTCCCTCGTCTGGAGGGTCTGCCGGGCGGAGGAGCCGCTCGCGTAGAGCACCACCTCGCCCACGCCGGAGCCGACCGCGTCGGCGGCGACCACCGTGGCCCCGGTGAGCTGCCCCCGCTCGTCCATGGCCTTGACGACCATGAAGCGCAGGGACTCGAGCGTCTCCTCCTTGCGGGTGGAGACCACGGTCCCCACCACCTTGCCGAGCAGCATCTAGGGGTCCTACTCGCCGTCGCCGTTGCGACCCAGCGGAAGCACGGCGTCGATGTTGGCGTGCGGACGAGGGATCACGTGGACGCTGACCAGCTCGCCGACGCGCTCGGCGGCGCGGGCGCCCGCCTCGGTGGCGGCCTTCACCGCGGCGACGTCGCCCCGGACCACTGCCGTCACGTAGCCACCACCGATCTTCTCGTAGTTCACGAGGTCGACCTTGGCGGCCTTAACCATGGCGTCGGAGGCCTCGACCATTCCGACGAAGCCCCGGGTCTCGATCATGCCGAGCGCATCAGCCATTTCTTTCGTTCCTCTCGTTGCTGGGGGGTAGCCCCGTTTGAGTCGTTACTTCTTCTGCACCTCGACGCCCTCGATGCTCTCGATGGCGGCGGTGCAGGCGGCAGCGGCCGAGTCGATCTCGGCCTCGGTGCCGCTCATGTAGAGGCGGCCGAAGGCGCCGAAGAAGCGCATCTCGACCAGCTTCACGTCGGCGGCCTTCTCGGCCTCGTTCGCCGCGAAGGCGGCGTAGCCGGCCGGCTCGCACTCGAAGATGAAGAGGGACTCGCCGGGCAGGATCATGCTGCCGTAGCGGATCCGGTTGAGGAGCTGCGCCTGGTAGGGCTCGACGTTCCGGATGATCTGGCTCGTCGCCACCCGGGGGCGCATTCGATCGGTCTCCTTGAGACCGAGGTGGTCCAGGATGGCCTCACCCGCCGAGCGGACCTCACCCTGATCCTCGTGGTGGAGCTCGAGGGCGCCGAAGGCCCGCTCGACCACCATCGCCGCCGGCGCGACCTTGGTGGCCTTCAGCGCGGCGTCGGTGAGGGTGTTGATCGCCATCCCCGGGGCGATCTCGATGAAGAGGGACGCGACGAAGGGCACGGGCAAGAAGCCGCGCGATCCGGTCCCGATGAAGGACGCCAGCTGGGGCTGCATGGAGTCCAGGAAGCTGTAGGTACGTAGCGTGACGCTCAAAGTTGCCACCTCCGGCGGCCTGCGGTGGTAGCACCGTACCCGGGGGCGGTCAACGGAGGTCCGAGGCCGCTTTCCCCGGATGCCCGCCTACAGGTATCAAGGAAGGGTGAGGAAGCTGCTGGCAACCCTGCGGGCCCCCGGGGTGGGGCTCCTGACGATCCTGGTCCTGGGGTCGCCCGCGTCCCTGTGGGCGCAGGAGGCAGGGGAGGAGTCCGCCCGCCCGGTGGCGGTCGTCGGGGAGGAGGGCAGCGCCTACCGCCTCCAGACCCGGCCCGGGCGGATCGTCCTGGGCAAGGATCAGAAGATCACCTTCCTGGTGGAGGCCCCCGAGCCCGAGGGACCCCGGCGGCCCCTGCGCGCCAGCGTGAACGTGGGGCAGGTGGGCAAGATCGTCCGGCAGAAGCCCGGCCGCTACGCCGTGACCTACCTGCCGCCGAAGAAGGCCTTCCCCCAGGTGGCCATTCTGGCGCTCTGGCGGGAGACCGGCATCGACGCCTCGGTGGCCTTCTTCCGGATCCCCCTCCTGGGCAGCGCCAAGATCCCCATCGACGCGGTGCCCGGCGCGACGGTCGTCGCCGACGTCGGGGGGGTGGTCTCGGCGCCGGTGAAGGCCGGGCCCAGCGGCAAGGTCGAGCTGAAGCTGGTGGTGCCGCCGGGGGTGCCCGTCGCCCTGCTCAAGATGTCGGTGCCGGGGGAGGCCGATCGGGCCGGCACCTATCCCCTGACCGTGCCGCCCTTCAACCGCATGACGATGGCCGCGGTGCCCCACGCGGTGCCGGCCGACGGGAAGAGCCAGGCCCGGATCCTGGTCTACTACGACGCCTTCGGCAGCAAGGCGCTCGATCCCAAGGGGCTGCTGCTCCAGGCCAACACCGGCCACCTCTCGCCGCTGGCGGCCCGCGGCCAGCTCCTGGCCTCGGTCTGGACCGCGCCCGAGCGCACCACCAAGGCCAAGGTGGCCCGCTTCACCGCCGCCGCGAAGCCGGACCCCGCCAGCCAGGCCAGCGCCAAGATCCGCCTGGGGCCGCCGGCGCCCTCGCAGGTGGTGGTCGAGGCCCAGCCGGAGCGCATCCTCGGCGACGGCAAGGAGAAGGTCTCCGTCACCTTCCACGTCCTCGACGAGGAGGGCCTCGGGGTCAGCGGCCTCAAGGTGA encodes the following:
- the eutM gene encoding ethanolamine utilization microcompartment protein EutM translates to MADALGMIETRGFVGMVEASDAMVKAAKVDLVNYEKIGGGYVTAVVRGDVAAVKAATEAGARAAERVGELVSVHVIPRPHANIDAVLPLGRNGDGE
- a CDS encoding EutN/CcmL family microcompartment protein, whose product is MLLGKVVGTVVSTRKEETLESLRFMVVKAMDERGQLTGATVVAADAVGSGVGEVVLYASGSSARQTLQTRDRPVDATIMAIVDEVAVGETTTYRK
- a CDS encoding ATP-binding cassette domain-containing protein — translated: MLKATGIEVPFLPGAFDLHLAPGEFVRLGGPSGSGKTTTLRAVAGLEARAKGTLALEGRPVEASALPAYRRQVVYLPQLPPAFACSGREVLTRIAGFQSGGGVALDEARLDALLGSLELPPGALDRPLGELSVGEQQRMSLIRALYLEPRVLLLDEPTSALDPEAKEAAAAALQRWHAGGERAAVLVTHDPELAERLCTRTLPVGTP
- a CDS encoding protein tyrosine phosphatase — encoded protein: MYVDLHLHLLPGVDDGARDLDESLAMARLLCERGYERAAVTPHIRPGFFDNEAGALREVLAGVRAALSEAGIPLELVEGAEHYLSPEVIELLLAGEGLPLGGTTHVLLEAPLEGPVPVLEQVAFQLEVGGLRPLFAHPERCACLQDLERARGLHERGVRYQLDLGSLAGAYGRAPKKWARRLLEEGLYSVAGSDLHRAEQGRKLLARWQETLIDRIGEDAARRLLSENPGRLLRGEALA
- a CDS encoding D-glycerate dehydrogenase — translated: MARIFVTRRLPGDALERLREAHELEIRDADTPIGREELIAGARRSEVVICALTDRIDAGVLHPGLKVVANYAVGVDNIDLAAAREAGVVVTNTPDVLTDATADLAFALLLAAARRLPEAERFLRAGRWEGFRASALLGRRVAGAHLGVVGAGRIGQAVLSRGKGFGMELSYWSREPKDPARVSGATHRPLDELLERCDFVSLNVALTPETRHLLDARRLERMKPGAVLVNTSRGPVVDEAALARVLAEGPLFAAGLDVYEEEPRVHPALLELENVVLIPHLGSATDVCREAMVELCVDGVEAVLAGREPANRVI
- a CDS encoding lysylphosphatidylglycerol synthase transmembrane domain-containing protein, producing the protein MKHGKSLLRAFIGCVVSAFFIWLTLRGKDLGAIWESARSADYSYLVYYVGTLLLIHLLRVFRWGILLERLGAVRFSRLNRAGAIGAAALMTLPFRLGEFARPYLISDRGAPPGEGETPIRMSAALSTIVVERIMDGLTTSAVLIVSLLLTVGQSNETEQVTWLRYGALGIAAIFGGAGVTLLILLWQRERAVGLIRRIVALVSERLAERVVAILDGFLGGVAQFPRPARFLLFLVLTVVYWGVNGAGMVLLARGFGIYLTLEQGYAVLGVLVIGVMIPAGPGMVGTFQFFVLLGLGLFLPAEQVAESGMAYANVLWAAQFGQQVGLGLIFLLLKPGSVRAFVPEPEP
- a CDS encoding ribbon-helix-helix domain-containing protein — its product is MSEYTPENPETFDPEAQDIVSGPERQPRRGRSVPTNVLIPMVHREALRRLSAVTRVSQSEYLREAVTDLLRKYRHVVDEERSRKDRLAG
- a CDS encoding ATP-binding protein, with product MPEEICPVCEGSGRELFEREGATVVRTCACQAARVGQRLFEAARIPRILHDCGIEQAPLEANDRFFLPQSNPQKKALEAVRHFVETYPEERGSRRGFLLMGKPGTGKSHLLAGALRELTLRHHIPCRYVEFFHLLSELKEGYSRGKSELEIIAPLVDVEVLAVDELGKGRGSEWELYVMDEIISRRYNAGKATLFATNYTLDKRTTLETMGRYVKTGTARDAERLTAETLEERVGVRIFSRLYEMCELVDMGSETKDYRRA
- a CDS encoding BMC domain-containing protein — translated: MEGHALALLELDSIARGLLAVDAMAKKAVVEIVEARSVSPGRYLIRLRGGVGEVEAAYLEGKAVAGSTLLDEVFLPSPHANLLSLLEGEPVGVEWDAVAIVECFTSASAVAALDAACKAAAVTATRLELANQLGGKGWFFLSGSLEDLDAALEAAAAATTPGMLQQIERVARPHADLGEHF
- the yacG gene encoding DNA gyrase inhibitor YacG, with amino-acid sequence MRCPICEAPAGPRSGNPAAPFCSERCRLIDLGRWLDGDYRIPGSPAAVPEEVPGQEEDPEWPGYS
- a CDS encoding aldehyde dehydrogenase EutE codes for the protein MSQYDETRVRQIVEAVVSRLVADGTLGSNVGPSAGSLPVVEGTATIAAGAAGAHRSPTFLEDRFALAESPASPNYVIGRSIKPPPAILRGRKGIFEDIDSAVAAAHAAYEELHWMTSLETRDRMIAAMRDVTRRHIPELSRRAVDETGLGRYEDKIKKNTLVVEKTPGTEILRPEAYSGDDGLTIIERAPYGVIGAITPSTNPTETILCNAIGMIAGGNAVVFNVHPGAKATSRFHVELLNEAIVSAGGPDNLIAMVGTPTIESAQALMTHPGIRLVVVTGGGAVVKAAMQSGKRAICAGPGNPPCLVDETANIDHAARNLMAGASIDNNIVCISEKETLIVDEVFDAFKARLIDLGCVEVKGAQLAKMEKLIVTPDNHINRDFIGKDAKVLLEGIGVKVSGDPRLVIAEVDEAHPFVQHEQLMPLHPLVRVPNVEAGIEMAVRVEHGYGHTATMYSRNIDAMSKMARAVNTSIFVKNAPCLAGMGYGGEGFTSFTIASPTGEGLTTARSFTRERRCVLKEHFRIV
- a CDS encoding NUDIX domain-containing protein is translated as MRDELFQKSCGVVPVRLVDGEPRYLLLHSGLVRNPKATWEFPKGSMEEGESPIQTARRECREETGLCEVRVVEGFFALDTYSFRREGRRIQKQVSYFLGIVDDPSGLKAEPDGREHVLDAEGEWARWLSYEDARTTLYHEGQRAVLACAHAHLVALKILEERAAPAPAPQEAP
- the fetB gene encoding iron export ABC transporter permease subunit FetB, with translation MNTLPITAFDILLSSSLVAVAGGVSLALRLGLERRIAVAAARTVVQLLLVGLVLRWVFALDRWWVIAAILLSMVVNAGIAGVRRTGRRYRGIWLDALLAVSVSCVLVTFTVTEIVIGVDPWYEPRYLIPLMGMVLGNTLTGLSLCLDRITADLDTRRVEVEGWLALGATGWEATRPIVAEAARTGMVPILNVMTVAGIVTLPGMMTGQILAGEPPMQAVKYQIVVMFMIAAGAAIGSLIAALLAFRRLVTPAHQLAAHRLRRVS